A single genomic interval of Nonomuraea rubra harbors:
- a CDS encoding histidine phosphatase family protein, with product MLFIRHATTPGMRAACFPGDGGADPASLARAAALRPLVVGREAWVSPARAARQTALAMGLEPRVCAALGEADCGRWRGLPYERVAREEPEALARWLSDPHAAPHGGESPAAFADRVAAWLATTREPTQHDTPTPTRAPSRRPVPVPLVVVCDAGVIRAVLGHALGLGPMAAARFDLAPLSATELIAARDGWRIAYVNRKV from the coding sequence GTGTTGTTCATCCGGCACGCGACGACACCTGGCATGCGCGCGGCCTGCTTCCCCGGCGACGGGGGCGCGGATCCCGCGAGCCTGGCCAGGGCCGCCGCCCTGCGCCCGCTGGTCGTGGGGCGGGAGGCGTGGGTCTCCCCCGCCAGGGCGGCACGGCAGACCGCCCTGGCCATGGGGCTGGAGCCTCGGGTGTGCGCCGCGCTCGGGGAGGCGGACTGCGGGCGGTGGCGCGGCCTGCCGTACGAGCGGGTCGCGCGGGAGGAGCCGGAGGCGCTGGCACGCTGGCTGTCCGACCCGCACGCCGCACCGCACGGCGGCGAGAGCCCGGCCGCGTTCGCGGACCGGGTGGCGGCCTGGCTCGCCACGACCCGAGAACCCACCCAGCACGACACCCCCACCCCGACCCGCGCGCCGAGCCGGCGGCCCGTCCCGGTGCCGCTGGTCGTGGTCTGTGATGCCGGGGTCATCAGGGCGGTGCTCGGGCATGCGCTGGGGCTGGGCCCCATGGCCGCCGCTCGATTCGATCTCGCCCCCTTGTCCGCCACCGAGCTGATCGCCGCGCGGGACGGCTGGCGGATCGCGTACGTCAACCGAAAGGTCTGA
- a CDS encoding CbtA family protein: protein MVRTLLVRGLWAGLLAGLIAGGFAFAFGEPHVDSAIALEEAAAPPAHEPAGSSAHGSDEPAAQASGEAAPHDHGHDHGEEAVVSRPVQKAGLFLATGLYGLAVGGVFALVFAGLRGRVGPRSDGRLALATAGAAFTAVVLVPFVKYPANPPAVGDPATINDRTLLYVVIVLVGLAATAIAVATARRASSADPWVRWVAAAGGFLVPVIAAWMLLPGVDEVPGGFPATLLWEFRIASLGTQVVFWAAFGVLFGWASDRVSARHAATTRPATAPPTSPTTSSTPPSPASSS, encoded by the coding sequence ATGGTACGCACCCTGCTGGTCAGGGGCCTGTGGGCAGGCCTGCTGGCCGGACTGATCGCGGGCGGCTTCGCCTTCGCCTTCGGCGAGCCGCACGTGGACAGCGCGATCGCCCTCGAAGAAGCGGCGGCCCCGCCCGCCCACGAACCGGCCGGATCATCCGCACACGGATCGGACGAGCCGGCTGCCCAGGCGTCCGGCGAGGCGGCTCCGCATGATCACGGGCATGATCATGGCGAAGAGGCCGTGGTGTCCAGGCCGGTGCAGAAGGCCGGGCTCTTTCTCGCCACCGGCCTGTACGGGCTGGCCGTGGGCGGTGTCTTCGCGCTCGTGTTCGCGGGGCTGCGGGGACGGGTCGGGCCACGCTCGGACGGGCGGCTGGCACTGGCCACGGCCGGGGCCGCCTTCACCGCCGTCGTCCTCGTACCGTTCGTGAAATATCCCGCCAATCCACCCGCCGTAGGTGATCCCGCGACGATCAACGATCGCACGCTCCTGTACGTGGTGATCGTGCTGGTCGGACTGGCCGCGACGGCGATCGCGGTGGCGACGGCCCGGCGGGCCTCGTCGGCGGATCCCTGGGTCCGGTGGGTGGCGGCCGCGGGCGGCTTCCTCGTTCCGGTGATCGCGGCGTGGATGCTGCTGCCCGGGGTCGACGAGGTGCCCGGCGGGTTCCCCGCGACCCTGCTGTGGGAGTTCCGGATCGCCTCGCTCGGGACGCAGGTCGTGTTCTGGGCGGCCTTCGGGGTGCTGTTCGGCTGGGCGAGCGACCGCGTGTCGGCCAGGCACGCGGCGACCACGCGCCCGGCGACCGCACCACCCACCTCACCTACGACCTCGTCCACGCCTCCGTCTCCGGCCTCGTCGAGCTGA
- a CDS encoding CbtB domain-containing protein, with product MSGLTTPSAAIPFPRLRLWLPAVPVLLLVAYLVLMDNGAVSQTGAFLHELMHDGRHLLGVPCH from the coding sequence ATGAGTGGACTCACCACTCCTTCCGCCGCCATTCCCTTCCCCCGCCTGCGCCTCTGGCTGCCGGCGGTGCCCGTGCTGCTGCTCGTCGCGTACCTCGTCCTGATGGACAACGGCGCCGTCTCCCAGACGGGGGCGTTCCTGCACGAACTGATGCACGACGGGCGTCATCTGCTCGGCGTGCCCTGCCACTAG